The Pedobacter ginsengisoli region ACAGTTGAACAGGCTTTAAAAAAGTATCAGACTTTACGGAAGGAATTTACTACATCAACCGTATCATACGATGCTATTTTAGATCTGTTTGCAAACAAATCCGCACAAAAAACATTTTCTATTTTAGTTACTCATAAAGACAAGATTATTCCCATAAAGATGGAACATATTGCTTTGTTTTACATTAAAAATGAGGAAACCTGCCTGTTTACATTTGACGACAAAATGTATGCTGTAAATAAAAAAATGGAAGAGCTGGAACGTATTTGTGGTGATGATTTTTTTAGGGTAAATCGCCAATGCTTATTAAACAGGGCAGCAGTTAAAGATGCTGCTCACTTTTTTTCTCGCAAGCTGATTATAAACCTGTTAGTTCCATTTAAAGAAACAATTACAATAAGCAAAGAAAAAACACCTCAGTTTTTAGACTGGCTTTCCAGAAAATAATTTTACCGTTGCAATTCAGCTTCAATTTTGTCCGTTTCACTGTAAATTCTCTTTTCTTAAACTCACAAATCATCCATCTTTATAATTGTAAATACAATCAACTAAGAGCGATGAACATAATTATTTTTAAAACTTCGGTACGGGATAAGAATGATCTAAGTACCATCAGACGTAAAATGGACAATTTGCTTGGCACCAAAAACTGGACTTTTGCGTTAGAGGATGAGGATAAAATTCTGAGGGTTGTTAGTGCCAGTTCTTATATACCTGCTATCCGAAAAATATTAATGAAATATGGTTTCATTTGCGAAGAATTGCCTTACTCTTTAGATGAGTTTAAGGTTTAAATCATAATGCACGCTGCGCCCACTACCCTTTGCTATTAAAATTTCTAAATCACTTAGCACCTGTAAATCTCTTGTAGCCGTGGCTTTTGATGTTTTAGTAATTGACATATATTTTTTTGCTGTCATCCCGCCTTTAAATCCTTCAATACCCATTTCTAACATTTTCATGATAGCTTTATGCTGGCGACTGTTTAATCGTTCTTTGTATTTATCAAAAAACCTGGTTTTCTGTAGTGTAAAATTCACTAGTGCTTTTGCTTTAAGCTGGGCTGTTAGCGTTACGGAAACAAAATAATTTACCCATTCTGAAATATCATTATTTTGTTGAGCTTTTTTTAAAGCCGCATAGTATGCTGGTCTATCCATTTCAATAGTTTCAGAGAGACTAAGCAAAACTGGCCTTCCAAGTGTTTGAGAAAGTGCCTTTTCAGCAATTGCTCTTCCTATCCTTCCATTCCCATCTTCAAGTGGATGTATTGATTCAAAATACAAATGTGCAATAGCAGATCTAACAGGCGCACTGTTAATTTCACGGGAGCCTCCGGGAGCTGTTTCATTAAACCAATCTATAAAGTATTCCATTTCATTAGGTACCCGATTAGAAGGTGGTGCCTCAAAATGCGCTATTTCATTTCCAATCCTACCAGATATAACCTGCATCGGTTCATCACCTTTTCGCCAGGCCCCAATCGTTATTCTATTCGATGAACCTAGTAATGCAATATGCCATTCCCATATTGTTTCTTTAGTAAGGGGGTTATTAAATGAATTTCGAACATCAATCATAAGTTTACCTATACCAGCTGCCCTTCGATCATGCACAATATCGGATGGAATATTAAGCCCTAGATTATTTCGAATTGAGGACATAACTTCTTGTCTGCTTAAAAACTCTCCTTCTATTTCGGAAGTTTTTACTGCTTCAGAAATCATGATCTGCAATAACGCTTCCTGTTGGATGTTCTGAGGTAAAGTTTGTAATATGCCATTCACTTCTCCTGTTTTTAAAGCAAACTCGTACAATAGCGCCTCAGTTTTATTAAGCTGCACCTTAAAATTTGGCCAATCTGGTAATTCCCAATTATATTTCATGAGCCGATTACTTTTGTTAATCGGCTCAAATATAGTGAATTTATGAGCCGATTAATAAAAGTAATCGGCTCATAAATTCACTATATTCATTAATTGGTATGAATTCAGAAAACAACATAATTATTATTGGTGGTGGCCTGGCCGGATTAACCTGCGCTATACATTTACTAAAGGCAGGTTTTGGCGTTACGTTAATAGAAAAAAACCTTTACCCGCAGCATAAGGTTTGCGGCGAATACATTTCCAATGAGGTTCTCCCCTATTTGAAATGGCTGGATGCCGATCCGGCTCAGTTGAATCCAACAGAAATTACCAGGTTATTTGTTTCATCCGCCAGCGGCAAAATAATAAACACAGCATTACCCCTCGGAGGTTTCGGAATCAGCCGGTTTACCCTGGATCATTTCCTTTTAGAAAAGGCCCTGCAAAACGGCCTAGCCTTTATAAATGACACTGTAAATTCTATTGAATTTAAAGATGATACATTTAGCATTAGCACAGCCAAAAACGGGTTGCATAATGCTAAAATAGTAATTGGCGCTTTCGGAAAAAGATCGTCATTAGATCAAAAGCTGGAGCGTAAATTCATTCAAAAAAAGTCGCCATGGCTTGCCGTAAAAGCACATTATAAGGGTAATATTCCGAGCGATCTGGTTGCGCTTCACAATTTTAAGGGCGGATATTGCGGGGTTTCCAAAGTTGAAAACAACCTTATAAACATATGTTACCTAACCGATTACGAAAGTTTTAAAGCATACAAGAGCATTCCAGATTTTCAGAATAAAGTACTTTATAAAAACCCCTGGCTAAAGGAGATATTTGAAAACTGTATTCCTATGTTCGATCAGCCCTTAACAATAAGCCAGATCTCTTTTGAAAAAAAGGAACCAGTTTATAATCATATTTTAATGATTGGCGACACAGCTGGTTTAATCCATCCTTTATGTGGAAATGGCATGGCAATGGCCATTCATGGGGCAAAAATTTGTGCAGAGCTAACCATCCAATTTTTAAATGGCAATATCTTATCCAGAACCGGATTGGAAGAAAAATATGAAAAAGAATGGAGCCGTAATTTCAAAAGCAGACTAGCCATAGGAAAACTCCTGTCTGCAATTACAAGAAATGAAATACTATTTACCCTATTGTTAAATCTATTGATTAAATTTCCTTCTGTATTACCCAAAATCATTAAAAAAACTCACGGTAAACCAATAATTTAAATGTTTGTAAACACTGATAAAAGAAGCGACGAGCCTGAAATAATGGATAATTTCTTTATGAAAGGAGAAATACTAAAAGACGCTTTAGATAAGATTGCAAGCATAAACAGGCTATTGGGCGGCAACAAAGTAACCTTACAAGGTGTAGAAACTTTATTAAACGAAAGGGCTTATAGCAATAATGCCCCAAAAGAGATTCGTATTTTGGATGTGGGTTGCGGCAATGGCGATATGCTTAGGGTTCTGGCAGACTATGCTTTAAAAAACAACCTGCAATTCAACCTTGTTGGAATTGATGCCAATACTTATACCATTGGCCATGCCAGGCAATTATCAAAAAACTATCCAAACATAAGCTACCTATGCGCCGATATTTTTAATGAAATAGAACAACCAGGCAGTTATGATGTTATCCTTTGTACATTAACACTTCATCATTTCAAAGATCCGGAAATACTGAAGCTAATGAATGGCTTTAGGAACCGGGCAGAGATGGGAATTATTGTTAATGATTTACACAGAAGCGCTATTGCTTATTACCTTTTTTTAGCAATATGCTTTGTTTTCAGGCTAAATAAAATGTCTAAAGATGATGGCTTGGTGTCGATACTTAGGGGGTTTAAAAAAGACGATCTCCTATACTATTCCAGAAAGCTGAACTTTAAAAAATATACCTTAAAATGGAAATGGGCATTTCGCTATCAGTGGATAATTCCAACTTTCAATTAAAAACGTAAACCATTTATGAGCGTTAAGATCCAAACTATTGCCAAGCTGCTACCCAGGTATTCAAGAAAAACTAAAGAAATTATTCCTTATTTAGATTTGTGGCTAAACGGGCAGGAGGATCGTTTTATTAGAAAAGTAAAAAAGATTTTTGAAAATGCAGGAGTTGATCAGCGCTACTCCATCATGTCGCCGGAACAGGTATTTAGCAATCTGACTTTTCAGGAAAGGAATAACATTTATGTAAGCGAAGGCATTAACCTGGCTACCGAATGCCTCAAAAAAGCGTTAGAAAAAGCTGCATGGCTGCCAACCGATCTCGACTACTTAATTACGGTAAGCTGCACTGGGATTATGATCCCTTCTATTGATGCTTACCTCATTAATGCGTTAAATCTGAAACAGGATATAATACGTTTACCTGTTACTGAAATGGGCTGTGCAGCTGGTGTTTCGGGCATGATATATGCCAATAATTTTTTAAAAGCCAACCCCGGAAAACGCGCGGCCGTAGTTGCATACGAATCTCCGACGGCTACTTTTCAGGTTAATGATTTTTCGATGGCCAATATAGTTAGTGCCGCAATTTTTGGTGATGGCATGGCATGTGCACTGCTTTCATCCCACCCTAATGACAAGGGGCCTAAAATTGTAGCTGATGAAATGTATCATTTTTACAATGCGGAGCAGATGATGGGTTTTAAACTGGCAAACAGTGGCTTACAGATGGTTTTGGATGTTGCAGTTCCTGATACTATTGAAAGTCATTTCCCCGATATTATCCATCCATTTCTGGCAAAACACAATCTAACTATAAATGATGTTGACCACCTGATTTTTCATCCGGGAGGTAAAAAAATTGTACAGCTTGTAGAGGACTTATTTGGTAAATTAGGTAAGAATATAGAAGATACTAAGGCGGTTTTAAAATTGTTCGGGAATATGTCGAGCGCTACAGTTTTATATGTTTTAGAACGCTTTATGGAAGCTGAGCCAAAGGCAGGAGATCTGGGGTTGGTGCTAAGCTTTGGCCCCGGTTTTTCTGCACAAAGAATATTGTTAAAATGGTAACTAAAAAAAGAATACTTTTATCTTAATAATTAGTTTAACATGAATAAAGAAGAAATTTTAGCACACTTACCTTACTCCAAACCATTTTTATTTGTTGATGAATTACTGCATATCGATGAAAACGGATCAAGCGGAACTTTCACATTTGATAAAGATCTCGACTTTTATAAAGGTCATTTTAAAGATCATCCGGTTACACCTGGCGTAATTTTAACCGAAACAATGGCTCAAATTGGATTGGTTTGCTTGGGTATATACCTAACAGGAAGTACCGAGGGTGGCGTACCAGGACATGTAATGCTAACTTCTACTGCCATTGATTTTATGAAACCCGTATTTCCGGGAGAAAAAGTAAAAGTTGTTGCAGAAAAAGTATACTTCCGCTTTAAAAAACTAAACTGTACTGTGCAAATGCTAAATGAACAGCATGAAGTAGTTTGCAAAGGCACAATTGCCGGAATGGTAACCAATAAAATGAATGGATAACAGAGTTGTTGTAACCGGATTAGGTGTTGTTGCCCCAAATGGAGTTGGTTTAACTGCATTTACGGATGCCATAAAAAAAGGCATTTCGGGCATTAAATACTATCCTCAGTTAGAACAATTACAGTTTTCTTGTCAGATAGCAGGTAAACCTGAACTGTCTGATGATTTAATTGCACAATATTTTACAGGCTTAGAACTAAGGAATTTTAATAGTACAGGCATCTTATACGGCGTTATTGCCGGTATGGATGCCTGGAAAAATGCGGGCTTAACAATTCTGGAAAGTGAAGAACCTGATTGGGACAGCGGTGCAATATTCGGAACCGGCACTTCGGGAATTGAAAAATTCAGAGAATCTATTTACAAGGTTGATGATCTGCAGCTAAGAAAACTTGGCAGTACTGTGGTTGCGCAAACCATGGCAAGTGGCATTAGCGCTTATCTGGGTGGTAAGCTTGGCTTCGGAAATCAGACAACCACCAACTCATCCGCTTGCATTACCGGCACAGAAAGCATTTTAATGGCTTATGAGCGAATTAAAAGCGGACAAGCGACAAAGATGCTGGCTGGCAGCACAAGCGACAGTGGACCTTATATTTGGGCCGGTTTTGATGCATTGAAAGTTTGCACCTACAAGCACAACCAATCTCCAGACCAAGGTTCCAGACCAATGAGTGCAAGTGCCAGTGGTTTTGTACCCGGAAGTGGCGCAGGAGCTGTGGTCCTGGAATTATTAAACAGTGCCCTTAAACGGGGTGCAACAATTTACGCTGAAATATTAGGAGGGCACATTAATTCAGGTGGACAAAGAGGCACCGGAACAATGACTGCTCCAAACAGTATTGCAGTTCAGCGCTGTATAAAAGGAGCTTTGCAAAACGCAGGCATAAATGCCAGTCAGGTAGATGCGATAAACGGGCACCTTACAGCAACTTCTAAAGATGCTACCGAAATTCAGAACTGGAGTGTAGCCTTGAACAGAAAAGGGTCGGGTTTTCCTTATATAAACTCTTTAAAATCTACAACAGGCCATTGCCTAAGTGCCGCCGGAAGCATTGAGTGTGTGGCTTCAATCTTACAATTACATCAGGATTTTATATTTCCAAATGTCAATTGTGAAGATCTGAATCCGGAGATTAGCGACATAGTAGATTCCAACAAAATTCCACAACGATTATTAAATTCAAATGTTAATATTGTGGCTAAAGCAAGCTTCGGGTTTGGTGATGTAAATGCTTGCATTATACTAAAAAAATATACTGTATAAATATGGACAGAGCAGAATTAATAGCAAGGCTTACGCCTATTATTGCCACTTATGCACAGGATAAAGATGCAGTGGCATCCATAAATGAAACAACTGATTTCATTAAAGATCTGAAGATCAATTCTGCCAACCTTGTTGATGTAATTTTAGATGTTGAAGAGGAATTTGATATCGAAATTGACAACCTTTCAATGGAACGCATGCTGAATGTTAGCGCTGCACTTGAAATTATTGAAGATAAACTGGAAACAAAATGATCGGCAACGACATAGTTGATCTTGCCCAGGCCTCGGTTGACAGCGATTGGAAAAGAAAGGGTTTTCTGGACAAAATATTTAATCTGGAAGAGCAATTTATGATTAGCTCGGGCATTCATCATTCTGTAATTGTATGGTTGCTTTGGAGCATGAAAGAGTCTGCCTATAAAATATATTCAAGAGAGGCTAAACTCCGCGAATTTGCCCCGCTTAAGCTTCAATGCAGCAACCTGATAATTCATGACAACACCGCTACAGGAAATGTTGCTTACGACAATGAACTATATTATACCAAAAGCTTTTTTGATGAAAATTACATTCACACCGTAGCATCAGCAAAACCGGAAGAGCTTGAAAAAGTTGAAATTAAAATTATCGGCCATGCTCTTTTTGATTACAAAAAAACCAAACCGGCATCGGTAAGTCACCATGGCGCTTACCTTGCCTTAGTTTACCTATAAATTCTCTTCAATCAGCAGGTTAATGATACCGTCGGCCAAACCAACTTTAGGTACATAGATTTGTTTAATACCAGTCCACTTCATTAAGGTGATGTAAATTTCGCAAGCCGGAATAATTACGTCGGCCCTATCCGGGTTTAAACCAAATACATTGATTCTTTCCTTTAAAGAATGTCCGTTCAACTGATTATACAATCCCTTTAATTTTAAAAACGACAGCGGTAATCCCTCTTTTTCATCCGACATCCGGAACAGTTTATTGATGTTACCACCGGTTCCAATACCTGCTACATTTTTAAGGTTTTTGGTGTTTTCTTTAACCCAAAGGCGCATATCTTCCCAGGTTTCATCCTTATCCTGATTGTCCAGGATTCTGATGGTACCTATATCAAAAGATTTAGAGGCAATAGGTTCCTTGTTTACAAAAACAGAAAGCTCAGTACTACCACCTCCTACATCAATATATAAGTAGCTCTTTTTAGCATCCAGATTTTCTTCTATATGGTTAGCGTAAATGATATTTGCTTCGCGCTGTCCTTCAATAATTTCCAGATCAAGATCAGCTACTTTTTTAATCCTTTTTATAACCTCAGCCCCATTTTCTGCTTCGCGCATAGCCGAGGTAGCACAGGCAAGGTATTTCGAAACGTGATAAACATCCATCAGATTTTTAAAAGCGCTCATTGTTTTAACAAGATCTTCTACCTTACGTTCTGATAACCTGTGGTCCAGAAAAGCATCATCCCCAAGTCTTAACGGCACCCTTACCAGTGTGTTCTTTTTATAACTATAACCCTTTTCTGTTTTTGAGATATCAGCTATCAGTAACCTTACAGCATTTGACCCTATATCTATTGCAGCGTATCTTAACATTGCTTTACTGGTGTTTATTTTTTAAGTAATTGTAGGTTTGCACCTGCGCCCTAATTTTTGTTGTGAGTCTGTTTTTATGGTATTTATTGTTGTTCAGGCGGGTAATATCTCTTGCCTTTACATTGTCTTGTAATTGAAACTCAATAATGTCTCTAATTTCCTGTCTTACTTCTTCATCCAGAACCGGAAAGCCTACTTCTACCCTATGCTCAAAGTTCCTGCTCATCAAATCTGCAGACGAAAGAAACATTTCTTCTTTGTTATTATTGCCAAATATGAATACCCTGGCATGTTCCAGAAACTTATCAATAATGCTTATTACCGTGATGTTTTCACTAAAACCTTCTATACCGGGAACCAGTGTACAAATGCCGCGAACAATAAGTTTAACTATTACACCGGCATTACTTGCTTCATACAGCTTCTCTACTACCCCTTCGTCTGCCAGGCTGTTTACCTTTAAAATCATGTAAGCAGTTTTACCCTGCTTTGCAAACTTAATCTCCCTGTCTATTAAAGCATATATTCTGGTTCTTGATTCAAGCGGAGAAACAATCAGATGCTTAAAACCCTTTATTACTGTCCTTTTATTTAAAGCATTAAAGAGTTTAAGCAAATCAAGTGTAATTTCTTTTTTTGATGTGAAAATGCTGTGATCGCAATACAACTTGGCTGTTTTCTCGTTAAAATTACCTGTAGCAAGATTAGCATAGTAAACTGCCCTGCCCTTCTCTATTCTTTTTATCAGGCAAATTTTTGAGTGCACTTTATAGTCCGTTAATCCGTAATTAACATGTACACCTTCTTCTTCTAACCTGCTGGTCCAAAATATGTTGGCCTGCTCATCAAACCTGGCTTTTAATTCTACCAGACAGTGAACCTTTTTACCGTTTTTAGCGGCATTTATCAATGCGTTTATAACCTTCGAGTTTTCGGCAAGTCGGTACAACGTAATGTTTATTTCCGTTACTTTCGGATCAATTGCTGCCTCTCGTAAAAACAAAATAATATAATCGTAAGATTGATATGGCAAATTGATCAGATAATCGCGTTCACTTAATTTATTAAAAATACTTTCTGTTCTGTGCAGGCCAGCTACTTTCAATGGAACATTTTGTGCATACTCCAGGTCTTTAGAACCTACGTTTGGAAAGGCAATAAAATCTCCGAATTTATGGTACCTGTTTCCTGGGATTAAACTTTCTGCTTCAACCTTAAGTTTCGATACCAGAACCGTAAGCATATTAAAAGGCATTTCTGTATCGTAAAGAAGGCGCATAGGCTTTCCTTTTTTACGCTTATCCAGGCTGCTTTTTAAGTCTTCAACAAACTTATCACTAATGTTATTATCAATATCCAACTCTGCATCTCTGGTAAGCTGAATGGAATATGCATCTATAATATCATAGTTAAAAACATAGAAAATATCGTCTAAACAATATTTAATAATATCCTCAACCAGGATAATAAACTTGAGTCCATTAGTTTCGGGTAAAACCAGGAATCTTGATAAATCAGGAGGCAGCTCT contains the following coding sequences:
- a CDS encoding LytR/AlgR family response regulator transcription factor, which translates into the protein MKIVIIEDEQITAEDLADLIIKLQPNAQIVASLRSVKEAQLYFTTHAMPDLIFSDIQLGDGLSFDIFKSVEVTAPIIFCTAYNEYAFNAFRTTGIDYILKPIVSSTVEQALKKYQTLRKEFTTSTVSYDAILDLFANKSAQKTFSILVTHKDKIIPIKMEHIALFYIKNEETCLFTFDDKMYAVNKKMEELERICGDDFFRVNRQCLLNRAAVKDAAHFFSRKLIINLLVPFKETITISKEKTPQFLDWLSRK
- a CDS encoding Fic family protein, giving the protein MKYNWELPDWPNFKVQLNKTEALLYEFALKTGEVNGILQTLPQNIQQEALLQIMISEAVKTSEIEGEFLSRQEVMSSIRNNLGLNIPSDIVHDRRAAGIGKLMIDVRNSFNNPLTKETIWEWHIALLGSSNRITIGAWRKGDEPMQVISGRIGNEIAHFEAPPSNRVPNEMEYFIDWFNETAPGGSREINSAPVRSAIAHLYFESIHPLEDGNGRIGRAIAEKALSQTLGRPVLLSLSETIEMDRPAYYAALKKAQQNNDISEWVNYFVSVTLTAQLKAKALVNFTLQKTRFFDKYKERLNSRQHKAIMKMLEMGIEGFKGGMTAKKYMSITKTSKATATRDLQVLSDLEILIAKGSGRSVHYDLNLKLI
- a CDS encoding NAD(P)/FAD-dependent oxidoreductase, which encodes MNSENNIIIIGGGLAGLTCAIHLLKAGFGVTLIEKNLYPQHKVCGEYISNEVLPYLKWLDADPAQLNPTEITRLFVSSASGKIINTALPLGGFGISRFTLDHFLLEKALQNGLAFINDTVNSIEFKDDTFSISTAKNGLHNAKIVIGAFGKRSSLDQKLERKFIQKKSPWLAVKAHYKGNIPSDLVALHNFKGGYCGVSKVENNLINICYLTDYESFKAYKSIPDFQNKVLYKNPWLKEIFENCIPMFDQPLTISQISFEKKEPVYNHILMIGDTAGLIHPLCGNGMAMAIHGAKICAELTIQFLNGNILSRTGLEEKYEKEWSRNFKSRLAIGKLLSAITRNEILFTLLLNLLIKFPSVLPKIIKKTHGKPII
- a CDS encoding methyltransferase domain-containing protein, translated to MFVNTDKRSDEPEIMDNFFMKGEILKDALDKIASINRLLGGNKVTLQGVETLLNERAYSNNAPKEIRILDVGCGNGDMLRVLADYALKNNLQFNLVGIDANTYTIGHARQLSKNYPNISYLCADIFNEIEQPGSYDVILCTLTLHHFKDPEILKLMNGFRNRAEMGIIVNDLHRSAIAYYLFLAICFVFRLNKMSKDDGLVSILRGFKKDDLLYYSRKLNFKKYTLKWKWAFRYQWIIPTFN
- a CDS encoding type III polyketide synthase, with amino-acid sequence MSVKIQTIAKLLPRYSRKTKEIIPYLDLWLNGQEDRFIRKVKKIFENAGVDQRYSIMSPEQVFSNLTFQERNNIYVSEGINLATECLKKALEKAAWLPTDLDYLITVSCTGIMIPSIDAYLINALNLKQDIIRLPVTEMGCAAGVSGMIYANNFLKANPGKRAAVVAYESPTATFQVNDFSMANIVSAAIFGDGMACALLSSHPNDKGPKIVADEMYHFYNAEQMMGFKLANSGLQMVLDVAVPDTIESHFPDIIHPFLAKHNLTINDVDHLIFHPGGKKIVQLVEDLFGKLGKNIEDTKAVLKLFGNMSSATVLYVLERFMEAEPKAGDLGLVLSFGPGFSAQRILLKW
- a CDS encoding 3-hydroxyacyl-ACP dehydratase FabZ family protein, which codes for MNKEEILAHLPYSKPFLFVDELLHIDENGSSGTFTFDKDLDFYKGHFKDHPVTPGVILTETMAQIGLVCLGIYLTGSTEGGVPGHVMLTSTAIDFMKPVFPGEKVKVVAEKVYFRFKKLNCTVQMLNEQHEVVCKGTIAGMVTNKMNG
- a CDS encoding beta-ketoacyl-[acyl-carrier-protein] synthase family protein encodes the protein MDNRVVVTGLGVVAPNGVGLTAFTDAIKKGISGIKYYPQLEQLQFSCQIAGKPELSDDLIAQYFTGLELRNFNSTGILYGVIAGMDAWKNAGLTILESEEPDWDSGAIFGTGTSGIEKFRESIYKVDDLQLRKLGSTVVAQTMASGISAYLGGKLGFGNQTTTNSSACITGTESILMAYERIKSGQATKMLAGSTSDSGPYIWAGFDALKVCTYKHNQSPDQGSRPMSASASGFVPGSGAGAVVLELLNSALKRGATIYAEILGGHINSGGQRGTGTMTAPNSIAVQRCIKGALQNAGINASQVDAINGHLTATSKDATEIQNWSVALNRKGSGFPYINSLKSTTGHCLSAAGSIECVASILQLHQDFIFPNVNCEDLNPEISDIVDSNKIPQRLLNSNVNIVAKASFGFGDVNACIILKKYTV
- a CDS encoding phosphopantetheine-binding protein, translating into MDRAELIARLTPIIATYAQDKDAVASINETTDFIKDLKINSANLVDVILDVEEEFDIEIDNLSMERMLNVSAALEIIEDKLETK
- a CDS encoding 4'-phosphopantetheinyl transferase superfamily protein, which gives rise to MIGNDIVDLAQASVDSDWKRKGFLDKIFNLEEQFMISSGIHHSVIVWLLWSMKESAYKIYSREAKLREFAPLKLQCSNLIIHDNTATGNVAYDNELYYTKSFFDENYIHTVASAKPEELEKVEIKIIGHALFDYKKTKPASVSHHGAYLALVYL
- a CDS encoding exopolyphosphatase, translated to MLRYAAIDIGSNAVRLLIADISKTEKGYSYKKNTLVRVPLRLGDDAFLDHRLSERKVEDLVKTMSAFKNLMDVYHVSKYLACATSAMREAENGAEVIKRIKKVADLDLEIIEGQREANIIYANHIEENLDAKKSYLYIDVGGGSTELSVFVNKEPIASKSFDIGTIRILDNQDKDETWEDMRLWVKENTKNLKNVAGIGTGGNINKLFRMSDEKEGLPLSFLKLKGLYNQLNGHSLKERINVFGLNPDRADVIIPACEIYITLMKWTGIKQIYVPKVGLADGIINLLIEENL
- the ppk1 gene encoding polyphosphate kinase 1, translated to MKKKAPFLNREISWLYFNERVLQEAADETVPLIERIKFLSIFSSNLEEFYRVRVATLSRLSNLNDKAKALLGFNPKKILNEIKNIVVKQERKFEQLFQATLINELAQNKIFILNETQLNVSRGEFVRNHFRDRILSTLVPIMIDLEKPFPELKDRYLYFFVRLSKKTSKKSEKYALIELPPDLSRFLVLPETNGLKFIILVEDIIKYCLDDIFYVFNYDIIDAYSIQLTRDAELDIDNNISDKFVEDLKSSLDKRKKGKPMRLLYDTEMPFNMLTVLVSKLKVEAESLIPGNRYHKFGDFIAFPNVGSKDLEYAQNVPLKVAGLHRTESIFNKLSERDYLINLPYQSYDYIILFLREAAIDPKVTEINITLYRLAENSKVINALINAAKNGKKVHCLVELKARFDEQANIFWTSRLEEEGVHVNYGLTDYKVHSKICLIKRIEKGRAVYYANLATGNFNEKTAKLYCDHSIFTSKKEITLDLLKLFNALNKRTVIKGFKHLIVSPLESRTRIYALIDREIKFAKQGKTAYMILKVNSLADEGVVEKLYEASNAGVIVKLIVRGICTLVPGIEGFSENITVISIIDKFLEHARVFIFGNNNKEEMFLSSADLMSRNFEHRVEVGFPVLDEEVRQEIRDIIEFQLQDNVKARDITRLNNNKYHKNRLTTKIRAQVQTYNYLKNKHQ